In Mammaliicoccus sp. Marseille-Q6498, the genomic stretch GTAAAGCAGAAGCTGAAGTTATTAGAGAACTAGAAAAAGCAAAAGCTGATGGCTTAAGAGAAAGAGCGAATGCACTTGCTGAAAATAAAGATGTTATGTTAGCTGAATTGATGATTAAAACATTACCTGAATTTGCTAAAGCAGTGGCTGAACCATTATCTAACGTTGAGAATATCCGTATTCTTGATGGTGGAAACGGTGAAGGAGTAAACGCTTTGTCTAACGGTGTCATATCTCAAATGGCTAACGCCGAAGAAGGCTTAAACCAAATGACAGGCTTTAACTTAACTCAAATGCTTGAGAATATTTCAAACCAAAAGAAAACATATGCCTTCGAACAAAATGAAACTTCTAATGAAGAAGAAACTAAAGAAGCAGAAGAAGAGTCTTCTATAGAGGATAACAATCCAACTGACAATGTAAGTAAGGAAGAAAATAATTCAACAGACTCTTAAAAATTAAAACAAGCACATCACTTTTTGTACTGAATTTCATCAGTAGCGTGATGTGCTTGTTTTTTAGTTTGTAGATAAACTTTATTGATTGTTTATTTATCCACTAGTATCCATCTCGATAATACGAATGTAATAGGGATTGTTATGATCAGTCCTGCGAATGGTGCGAGGACTTCACTAATGTTTAACCATTGTACAAATATGTATAACAGCAATGTTTGTAATCCCATATTCACAACTTGTGTTATTGGAAATTGTACAAATTTTTTCAGTGTTGGTTGTACTTTGTATACAAAATAACAATTTAAATAGAATGATATGACAAAACTTAATATAAATGCTGTTATATGGCTAAATAGATAATTGAGGTGCATGAGTTTTAGCAACAGTAAGTATATCCAGTAGTAGTTTATTGTATTGATACCACCAACAATAATGAAACGAAAAATTTCTCCGTATTGTTTATA encodes the following:
- a CDS encoding flotillin domain-containing protein, with the translated sequence MGIKNRIVEGKAEAEVIRELEKAKADGLRERANALAENKDVMLAELMIKTLPEFAKAVAEPLSNVENIRILDGGNGEGVNALSNGVISQMANAEEGLNQMTGFNLTQMLENISNQKKTYAFEQNETSNEEETKEAEEESSIEDNNPTDNVSKEENNSTDS
- a CDS encoding GtrA family protein; the protein is MYKQYGEIFRFIIVGGINTINYYWIYLLLLKLMHLNYLFSHITAFILSFVISFYLNCYFVYKVQPTLKKFVQFPITQVVNMGLQTLLLYIFVQWLNISEVLAPFAGLIITIPITFVLSRWILVDK